In Polynucleobacter arcticus, the following proteins share a genomic window:
- a CDS encoding glycine zipper domain-containing protein → MKKIIAITAATLAIAGCSNMSNTEQRTLSGAGIGAAAGAVGTAIFHGNPIWGAVGGAAVGAASGYVYDAYKKEQASQYNSGYNAGKNNQPAKAPQ, encoded by the coding sequence ATGAAAAAAATAATCGCTATTACCGCCGCAACCCTAGCAATCGCAGGTTGCTCCAATATGAGCAATACAGAACAGCGTACCTTATCTGGCGCCGGTATCGGTGCAGCTGCTGGAGCAGTTGGCACGGCCATTTTTCACGGTAATCCAATCTGGGGTGCAGTGGGTGGCGCAGCAGTTGGTGCAGCCTCTGGTTATGTTTACGATGCCTACAAAAAAGAGCAGGCTTCCCAATACAATTCAGGATACAACGCTGGGAAAAATAATCAGCCAGCCAAAGCTCCACAGTAA
- a CDS encoding HlyC/CorC family transporter, translated as MPDPNKSLLERLADFLTPQPTSPVERRQELIDTLREAQSEGLIDADALSMIEGVFQVGQLCARDILIPRAQIDWIDINLPLAEIIKCVITAAHSRFPVFEGARDNVIGTLLAKDLLRHSTEKDFQVRDWLRPAVFIPESKRLSVLLRDFKDNRNHLAIVVDEYSGVAGIITIEDVLEQIVGDIEDEHDIDEEADNLISLDNGDIRVKGITELEQFNETLGTKFEVEGIETVAGLVIQHLGRVPKMGELIKIDGVEFEVQRADPRQIHILLARQLPKKPD; from the coding sequence ATGCCTGACCCCAATAAATCCCTTTTAGAACGCTTGGCTGATTTTTTAACGCCACAACCAACTAGTCCAGTAGAACGTCGTCAAGAACTGATTGACACCCTTAGAGAGGCCCAATCTGAAGGTTTAATTGATGCAGATGCTCTCTCCATGATTGAGGGTGTATTCCAAGTGGGTCAATTGTGCGCTCGTGACATTTTGATTCCCCGAGCACAGATTGACTGGATTGATATCAACTTGCCATTAGCTGAAATCATTAAATGCGTCATTACAGCAGCGCACTCGCGTTTCCCTGTTTTTGAAGGCGCTCGCGACAATGTCATCGGCACTCTGTTAGCGAAAGATTTATTACGTCATTCCACTGAAAAAGATTTTCAAGTACGCGACTGGTTACGCCCCGCGGTATTTATTCCTGAATCCAAGCGTTTAAGCGTCTTATTGCGTGACTTCAAAGACAACCGCAATCACCTAGCTATTGTTGTAGATGAATACAGTGGCGTCGCTGGAATCATCACGATTGAAGATGTCCTTGAGCAAATTGTTGGCGACATTGAGGATGAGCATGACATTGATGAAGAAGCGGATAACCTCATCTCATTAGACAATGGCGACATACGGGTAAAAGGCATTACTGAACTTGAACAATTCAATGAAACCCTAGGCACCAAATTCGAGGTTGAAGGTATTGAAACGGTTGCCGGTCTAGTCATTCAGCATCTGGGCCGTGTACCGAAGATGGGTGAGCTCATCAAGATCGATGGGGTTGAATTTGAAGTTCAGCGTGCCGACCCAAGACAGATTCATATTTTGCTCGCACGACAACTTCCCAAAAAGCCTGACTAA
- the miaB gene encoding tRNA (N6-isopentenyl adenosine(37)-C2)-methylthiotransferase MiaB — translation MKKLYIKTFGCQMNEYDSGKMADLLHANDGMVMTDTPEDADVVLLNTCSIREKAEDKVFSDLGRLRELKKTKPNLLIGVGGCVASQEGQQIISRAPYVDVVFGPQTLHRLSDLLTQRRETGRSQVDISFPEIEKFDHLPASRQTRGSAYVSIMEGCSKYCSYCVVPYTRGEEVSRPFEDVLTEVAGLAAQGVKEIVLLGQNVNAYLGKMGGTEDIADFALLIEYVAEIPGVERIRFTTSHPKEFTQRLIDVYAKVPKLVSHLHLPVQHASDSVLSAMKRGYTALEYKSIIRKMRAVRPDFTLSSDFIVGFPGETDEDFAKLLKMVEELNFDNSFCFIFSARPGTPAANLSDDTPYAVKLKRLQTLLGLVESQANLISKNMLGNTERVLVEGLAKDGVNLQGRAANNRVIHFTAPHEDIESLIGQMVDIHITEVLNFTLRGELINTLTLTDGN, via the coding sequence ATGAAAAAGCTCTATATCAAAACCTTTGGCTGTCAGATGAACGAGTATGACTCGGGCAAGATGGCCGACCTCCTGCATGCCAACGATGGCATGGTCATGACTGATACTCCTGAAGATGCGGACGTAGTTCTGCTGAATACCTGCTCAATTCGTGAAAAAGCGGAAGATAAAGTATTTTCAGATTTAGGACGTCTGCGTGAGCTCAAGAAAACTAAACCAAACCTACTAATCGGTGTTGGTGGCTGCGTTGCCAGCCAGGAAGGCCAGCAAATTATTAGTAGGGCGCCGTATGTCGATGTCGTCTTCGGACCGCAAACATTGCATCGCCTATCTGATCTACTGACACAACGTCGCGAAACTGGAAGATCACAAGTAGATATCTCTTTTCCAGAAATTGAGAAGTTTGATCATCTTCCTGCTTCACGCCAAACTCGAGGCTCTGCTTACGTCTCGATCATGGAGGGTTGCTCAAAGTATTGCAGCTACTGTGTAGTTCCCTATACTCGCGGCGAAGAGGTATCGCGCCCCTTTGAGGATGTATTGACTGAAGTGGCTGGTCTTGCAGCTCAAGGTGTGAAAGAAATTGTTTTACTCGGCCAAAATGTCAATGCATACCTTGGCAAGATGGGCGGCACTGAAGATATTGCAGACTTTGCACTCCTCATTGAATACGTTGCAGAAATTCCGGGTGTGGAAAGAATTCGTTTTACTACTAGCCACCCTAAAGAATTTACCCAACGTCTAATTGATGTCTATGCAAAGGTACCGAAATTAGTAAGTCACCTGCACCTGCCAGTACAGCATGCATCGGATTCAGTTCTATCAGCAATGAAGCGAGGCTATACCGCTCTGGAATACAAAAGTATTATTCGCAAGATGCGTGCTGTGAGGCCTGACTTCACACTCTCTAGCGACTTCATTGTGGGCTTTCCTGGCGAAACCGATGAAGATTTTGCCAAACTACTCAAAATGGTTGAAGAGCTCAATTTTGATAATAGCTTTTGCTTTATCTTCAGCGCGCGCCCAGGTACACCCGCGGCCAATTTAAGCGATGACACCCCATACGCAGTCAAGCTCAAACGACTGCAGACACTGCTTGGACTGGTAGAGTCGCAGGCAAATCTAATCAGCAAAAATATGCTGGGAAATACTGAACGGGTACTTGTTGAAGGTCTAGCCAAAGATGGCGTTAATCTTCAAGGTCGTGCCGCGAATAATCGTGTGATTCACTTTACTGCGCCACATGAGGATATCGAATCGCTCATAGGTCAAATGGTAGATATTCATATTACCGAGGTTCTGAATTTCACCCTACGAGGCGAGTTGATCAATACACTGACCCTCACTGATGGCAACTAA
- a CDS encoding ammonium transporter: METLKSGSDVLFILLGAIMVLAMHAGFAFLELGTVRKKNQVNALVKILVDFAVSTIAYFFIGYSIAYGVDFFSGAELLAQKNGYELVKFFFLLTFAAAIPAIVSGGIAERAKFNPQLIATFILVGFIYPFFEGIAWNQHYGIQAWIKGFTGEEFHDFAGSVVVHAVGGWIALPAIILLGARRGRYTKDGNVAAHPPSSIPFLALGAWILAVGWFGFNVMSAQTIDKVSGLVAMNSLMAMVGGTLAAWVIGRNDPGFTYNGPLAGLVAVCAGSDLMHPMGALVVGLIAGALFVYMFTLVQNRWKIDDVLGVWPLHGLCGLWGGLAAGIFGTKALGGLGGVTFFGQLIGTSLGVAIALVGGFVVYGSLKAILGIRMSQEEEYEGADLSIHRISSSPDRESNW; this comes from the coding sequence ATGGAAACTTTGAAATCTGGCAGTGACGTTCTATTTATTTTGCTCGGCGCAATCATGGTTCTAGCTATGCACGCTGGATTTGCTTTTCTTGAGCTAGGCACTGTGCGTAAAAAGAACCAGGTCAATGCCTTGGTCAAAATATTGGTCGACTTTGCTGTCTCGACCATTGCTTATTTCTTCATTGGCTACAGCATTGCCTATGGCGTGGACTTTTTCTCTGGTGCGGAATTACTCGCCCAGAAAAACGGTTATGAATTGGTCAAATTCTTTTTCTTGTTAACTTTCGCTGCCGCTATTCCCGCCATTGTCTCCGGTGGCATTGCAGAGCGTGCCAAGTTCAATCCTCAATTGATTGCTACCTTTATCCTAGTTGGCTTTATTTACCCCTTCTTCGAGGGTATCGCCTGGAATCAACATTACGGTATCCAGGCTTGGATTAAGGGTTTCACTGGTGAAGAGTTTCATGATTTCGCTGGATCAGTGGTTGTGCATGCAGTAGGTGGTTGGATCGCCCTGCCAGCAATCATTCTCTTGGGCGCCCGTCGTGGTCGCTACACCAAGGATGGCAACGTTGCTGCACATCCCCCATCCAGCATTCCATTTTTGGCCTTAGGTGCATGGATTTTGGCGGTAGGTTGGTTTGGTTTTAACGTTATGAGTGCTCAGACTATTGATAAGGTCAGTGGCTTAGTTGCCATGAATTCCTTGATGGCTATGGTTGGCGGCACCTTGGCTGCTTGGGTGATTGGGCGCAATGATCCAGGTTTTACCTACAACGGCCCTTTAGCTGGCTTAGTTGCTGTGTGTGCCGGATCCGATTTAATGCATCCCATGGGCGCCTTAGTCGTTGGCTTAATTGCCGGCGCCTTGTTTGTCTATATGTTTACCTTAGTGCAAAACCGCTGGAAGATTGATGATGTTCTGGGCGTATGGCCATTGCACGGCTTGTGCGGTTTATGGGGTGGTTTAGCCGCGGGTATCTTTGGAACAAAAGCATTAGGCGGTCTTGGTGGAGTGACCTTCTTTGGGCAGTTGATTGGAACTAGCCTAGGGGTAGCGATTGCCCTTGTCGGCGGTTTTGTGGTCTACGGGTCGCTTAAAGCGATTTTAGGAATTCGGATGTCGCAAGAGGAAGAGTACGAGGGTGCCGATTTGAGTATTCACCGTATTTCCTCCTCACCAGATCGCGAGTCTAACTGGTAG
- the lnt gene encoding apolipoprotein N-acyltransferase — protein MIDRLLPRLSGNIGYLVLFALGALLAGVAELPLGGWIQIPILSVIWWQITKYQSTSFKSTFFLGLSFGLGYFVLGLWWIFISLHDIGGMNVILSCTAVFLLAGLLAIFFACASLTLHFSKGLFFSGLLLGSSWVATEYLRGILFTGFPWMGLGETQVYGPFAPVAPYLGGLGCTFFTVLLSRQLLFLKSHFKVSSISVASLIVLSQLLGFWSFTKPTGEPLTVELIQGNIAQSLVFKPEGMLQQIAFYKSAMLNSQADLVVSPETAIPWPETNLPTGTLEDLQDFAVNNQRFLLFGILGRHFNPADGREFSNRAIGLSPSNPPYRYDKSHLVPFGEFIPPGFHWFVNAFSVPLSDFSRGPQNQPLFLINREGQSPLYAAITICYEDVFGDELAARLRNSKESANLFINMTNLAWFGDSQAPTQQLRLSQLRSLETGLPALRATNTGITAVLGPDGKILAELPKFTQGILKTSIQAYSGKTPYVFWGNAPILSLSCLVLILGFIRQKRI, from the coding sequence TTGATTGATCGGCTACTGCCAAGGCTTAGCGGTAACATCGGCTATCTGGTGTTGTTTGCTCTTGGCGCATTACTGGCAGGTGTTGCAGAGCTGCCATTAGGTGGATGGATTCAGATTCCGATCCTCAGCGTAATTTGGTGGCAAATTACAAAATATCAATCCACTTCCTTTAAGAGCACCTTCTTCCTAGGGTTGTCATTTGGCCTTGGCTACTTTGTACTGGGGCTTTGGTGGATCTTCATTAGTCTGCATGACATTGGCGGAATGAACGTCATACTCTCCTGCACTGCAGTCTTCTTGTTGGCCGGCTTGCTAGCTATCTTCTTTGCTTGTGCCTCGCTCACACTACACTTTTCAAAAGGATTATTTTTTTCGGGTTTGTTGCTGGGATCAAGCTGGGTAGCGACAGAGTATTTGCGCGGCATACTCTTTACTGGCTTTCCGTGGATGGGTCTAGGAGAAACTCAAGTCTATGGTCCTTTTGCACCAGTAGCTCCATATTTAGGTGGATTGGGGTGTACGTTTTTTACAGTATTGCTCTCTCGGCAATTACTCTTCTTGAAGTCACACTTCAAAGTCAGTTCAATTTCTGTAGCGTCTCTAATCGTACTGAGTCAACTATTGGGCTTCTGGTCCTTTACGAAGCCCACTGGCGAGCCTCTTACTGTAGAGCTCATTCAAGGAAATATTGCTCAAAGCTTGGTCTTCAAACCGGAAGGTATGCTGCAACAAATTGCATTTTATAAATCCGCGATGCTGAATTCACAAGCAGACTTGGTAGTGTCTCCAGAAACGGCGATACCATGGCCCGAGACCAATTTACCCACAGGCACCTTAGAAGACCTACAGGACTTTGCAGTCAACAATCAGCGTTTTCTTTTATTTGGCATCTTGGGACGGCACTTTAATCCCGCGGATGGAAGAGAATTCTCTAATCGAGCGATCGGCCTTAGTCCAAGCAATCCACCTTATCGTTACGATAAATCGCATCTAGTTCCTTTCGGAGAATTTATTCCCCCAGGATTTCATTGGTTTGTAAATGCATTTAGCGTGCCACTAAGTGATTTTTCTCGAGGACCTCAAAATCAACCCTTGTTCTTGATTAATAGAGAGGGACAATCGCCACTTTACGCAGCGATCACTATTTGCTATGAAGATGTATTTGGTGATGAACTTGCTGCACGCTTACGCAATAGCAAAGAATCCGCCAACCTCTTCATCAATATGACAAATCTTGCCTGGTTCGGGGATTCTCAAGCACCAACACAACAATTGCGACTTTCACAATTACGCTCTCTAGAAACAGGTCTTCCTGCGTTGCGAGCAACCAATACTGGGATCACGGCGGTACTGGGGCCAGATGGCAAAATTCTGGCAGAACTTCCCAAGTTCACCCAAGGCATCTTAAAGACCAGTATTCAAGCCTACTCAGGCAAAACTCCTTATGTGTTTTGGGGAAATGCACCCATTTTGAGTCTTTCTTGCCTGGTTCTAATCCTAGGCTTCATTCGCCAAAAACGAATTTAA
- the htpG gene encoding molecular chaperone HtpG: MTVASKETLGFQAEVKQLLQLMIHSLYSNKEIFLRELISNASDASDKLRFEGIAHPDWYGDDPDLKIKVSFDKTARTVTISDNGIGMSRDEVISNLGTIARSGTKEFFSKLSGDQQKDAALIGQFGVGFYSAFIVADRITVETRRAGLPSTDGIRWESDGSGEFTVESIDRPQRGTSIIMHLREGEDDFLSTHKLKSIIRKYSDHISLPIQMHKEEWDADKSEHVIQDELESINQSSALWARAKSDITEEQYDEFYKHLSHDYESPLCYSLNRVEGRSEFTQLLYVPARAPFDLWDRNKRGGIKLYVKRVFIMDDAEQLMPMYLRFVTGVIDSTDLPLNVSREILQESRDVKIIRESSTKRVLSMLEDLANSDDEAKQEKYRIFWTQFGQVLKEGMGEDQPNQERILKLLRFASTHTDSVDQTVSLAKYVSRMKEGQDKIYYVTGDTFNAAKNSPHLEIFRKKGVEVLLLSDRVDEWMLSFFTEFDGKHMTSVAKGGLDLGSLSDEKEKQEHEETEKNFKDLLDRMKATLEDKVKDVRVTFRLTDSPACLVSDENELSGNLLRMLKAAGQQAPDTKPILEINPEHPLLLKLKSDDKHFDEWTQVLFDQALLAEGAQLNDPAAYVKRINQLLLS, encoded by the coding sequence ATGACTGTCGCTAGCAAAGAAACCTTAGGCTTTCAAGCCGAGGTAAAGCAACTTTTACAACTAATGATTCATTCCTTATATTCAAATAAGGAAATTTTTCTCCGTGAGTTGATCTCCAATGCATCTGATGCATCTGACAAACTGCGTTTCGAGGGAATTGCGCATCCGGATTGGTATGGGGATGATCCTGATCTGAAGATCAAAGTGAGTTTTGATAAAACTGCGAGAACAGTCACTATTTCTGATAACGGTATCGGCATGAGTCGAGACGAAGTGATTTCTAATCTCGGAACGATTGCCCGCTCTGGTACGAAAGAGTTCTTTTCCAAGCTGTCTGGCGATCAACAAAAAGATGCTGCTTTGATTGGCCAGTTTGGCGTGGGTTTCTATTCAGCCTTCATTGTGGCTGACCGTATTACTGTTGAAACTCGTCGCGCAGGTTTGCCTTCTACCGACGGTATTCGCTGGGAGTCAGATGGTTCAGGTGAATTTACGGTGGAAAGTATTGATCGTCCGCAACGCGGGACATCAATCATCATGCATTTGCGTGAAGGCGAGGATGACTTTCTTTCAACTCATAAGCTGAAATCTATTATTCGCAAGTACTCCGATCACATCTCGCTACCGATTCAGATGCATAAAGAGGAATGGGATGCCGATAAAAGTGAGCATGTTATTCAGGATGAGCTTGAGAGTATTAATCAATCAAGTGCCTTGTGGGCGCGTGCTAAATCTGACATTACCGAAGAACAATATGATGAGTTTTACAAGCATTTATCACATGACTATGAAAGTCCTTTGTGCTACTCCCTTAATAGAGTAGAGGGTCGTAGCGAATTTACTCAACTTTTGTATGTGCCAGCCCGCGCACCTTTTGATTTATGGGACCGCAATAAGCGTGGTGGCATTAAGTTGTATGTGAAGCGGGTCTTCATCATGGATGATGCAGAGCAATTGATGCCGATGTATCTGCGTTTTGTCACCGGCGTGATTGACTCAACAGATTTACCATTGAATGTCTCTCGTGAAATCCTGCAAGAATCGCGTGACGTCAAGATCATTCGCGAGAGCTCTACCAAGCGCGTTCTTAGTATGCTGGAAGATTTGGCTAACAGTGATGATGAGGCCAAGCAAGAAAAGTACCGCATTTTTTGGACTCAGTTCGGACAAGTACTTAAAGAGGGTATGGGTGAAGACCAACCAAACCAAGAGCGCATCCTAAAGCTCTTGCGTTTTGCAAGCACGCACACAGATTCTGTCGATCAAACTGTTTCTTTAGCTAAATATGTTTCGCGTATGAAGGAAGGTCAGGACAAGATTTATTACGTCACAGGCGATACTTTTAATGCTGCTAAGAATAGTCCGCATTTAGAAATTTTCCGTAAGAAGGGTGTCGAGGTACTCCTGCTCTCGGATCGAGTTGATGAATGGATGCTTTCTTTCTTCACTGAATTTGATGGTAAGCACATGACTTCGGTAGCAAAAGGTGGACTTGACCTTGGCAGCTTAAGTGATGAAAAAGAAAAGCAAGAGCATGAAGAGACTGAGAAAAATTTCAAGGACTTGCTCGATCGCATGAAAGCAACATTAGAAGATAAGGTGAAGGATGTTCGTGTGACCTTCCGCTTAACGGATTCTCCAGCGTGCCTAGTTTCCGATGAGAATGAGCTCTCTGGTAACTTATTGCGCATGCTTAAGGCAGCGGGCCAGCAGGCGCCTGATACAAAGCCAATTCTGGAAATTAACCCAGAGCATCCCTTGCTCTTGAAGTTGAAATCAGATGACAAGCATTTTGATGAATGGACGCAAGTCTTGTTTGACCAAGCTCTCTTGGCTGAGGGTGCTCAATTAAATGATCCTGCTGCCTACGTAAAACGTATCAATCAGCTTTTACTGTCTTAG
- the glyQ gene encoding glycine--tRNA ligase subunit alpha — translation MLTFQQIILKLQDYWDQQGCALLQPIDLEVGAGTSHTATFLRAIGPEPWKAAYVQPSRRPKDGRYGENPNRLQHYYQYQVVLKPAPENILELYLGSLAALGLDLQKNDVRFVEDDWENPTLGAWGLGWEVWLNGMEVTQFTYFQQVGGIDCKPVLGEITYGIERLAMYIQNCSNVYDLVWADGISYGDVYHQNEVEQSCYNFEHSNTDLLFANFTNYESEAKRLMEVPLALPAYEMVLKAGHTFNLLDARGAISVTERAAYIGRIRNLSRAVAQAYYESREKLGFPMCQRQSKASAA, via the coding sequence ATGCTTACTTTTCAGCAAATCATTCTCAAACTCCAAGATTACTGGGACCAACAAGGTTGCGCCCTTTTGCAACCTATTGACCTTGAGGTCGGTGCCGGTACATCTCATACAGCCACTTTCTTGAGGGCCATCGGTCCTGAGCCATGGAAAGCTGCTTACGTCCAACCCTCACGTAGACCTAAAGACGGTCGCTACGGAGAAAATCCCAACCGTTTACAGCACTACTATCAATACCAGGTAGTGCTAAAGCCTGCCCCAGAAAATATCCTTGAGCTATACCTTGGCTCACTTGCTGCCTTAGGCTTAGATCTACAAAAGAATGATGTCCGTTTTGTAGAGGATGACTGGGAAAACCCAACATTAGGTGCATGGGGCTTAGGCTGGGAAGTCTGGCTAAACGGCATGGAAGTGACCCAGTTCACTTATTTCCAACAAGTGGGCGGCATTGACTGCAAACCTGTTTTAGGTGAAATCACTTACGGTATCGAGCGTTTGGCTATGTATATTCAAAATTGCTCTAACGTATATGACCTCGTATGGGCAGATGGCATCTCTTATGGTGATGTGTACCACCAAAATGAGGTTGAGCAATCTTGCTACAACTTTGAACACTCCAACACCGATCTGCTGTTTGCCAACTTCACTAACTACGAAAGTGAAGCCAAGCGTTTAATGGAAGTGCCATTAGCCCTACCCGCCTATGAAATGGTTCTCAAAGCTGGGCATACCTTTAACTTACTCGATGCCCGTGGCGCCATCTCCGTTACTGAGCGTGCGGCTTATATTGGACGCATCCGCAATCTTTCTCGCGCAGTAGCGCAGGCTTATTATGAGTCTCGAGAGAAATTGGGATTCCCGATGTGCCAGCGTCAATCTAAAGCGTCAGCAGCGTAA
- a CDS encoding rhodanese-like domain-containing protein, giving the protein MKLKLGYQALIAQAMSQIDTLSLEQAQKLMDDKNTLFVDIRDIRELEREGMIPNALHAPRGMLEFWVDPDSPYYKPVFGEGKRLVLYCASAWRSALATETLQRMGVPGICHLEGGFTAWKKAELPVAEKHSKPHLG; this is encoded by the coding sequence ATGAAATTGAAATTAGGTTATCAAGCATTAATTGCTCAGGCGATGTCTCAAATTGACACTCTTTCTTTGGAGCAAGCCCAAAAACTAATGGATGATAAAAATACGCTATTTGTAGATATTCGCGATATCAGAGAGTTAGAGCGAGAGGGGATGATCCCCAATGCCTTGCATGCACCCCGTGGCATGCTGGAATTTTGGGTTGACCCAGACAGCCCCTATTACAAGCCTGTTTTTGGCGAAGGTAAGCGCTTGGTGCTCTATTGCGCCTCAGCATGGCGCTCTGCTTTAGCAACCGAGACCCTCCAAAGAATGGGGGTTCCTGGGATTTGTCACTTAGAGGGTGGTTTTACCGCTTGGAAAAAGGCAGAACTGCCTGTGGCAGAGAAGCATTCGAAGCCGCACCTCGGTTAA
- a CDS encoding Rap1a/Tai family immunity protein: protein MKKIFVLLAALGAFCGSIQAQEKIPVLSTQELVNVCKLPASPESRSFCVGYTTAIYDTYLATRHPQRAKPYICVKQPAPARDDVISEFVKFSASNPQASDKPAAGVFLGFLAARFPCAGK, encoded by the coding sequence ATGAAAAAAATCTTCGTTCTATTAGCCGCCTTAGGCGCTTTTTGCGGCTCAATCCAAGCCCAAGAAAAAATTCCAGTACTGAGCACACAAGAGCTCGTCAATGTCTGCAAATTACCAGCGAGCCCTGAATCCCGCAGTTTCTGCGTGGGATATACAACAGCCATTTATGACACTTATTTAGCTACGCGTCACCCACAACGTGCAAAACCGTATATTTGCGTTAAGCAACCAGCACCAGCACGCGACGACGTAATCAGTGAATTCGTCAAATTTAGCGCAAGCAATCCACAGGCTTCCGATAAACCTGCCGCAGGCGTCTTCTTAGGCTTCTTGGCAGCACGTTTTCCTTGTGCCGGCAAATAA
- the ybeY gene encoding rRNA maturation RNase YbeY, whose amino-acid sequence MIAKHASPAKLEIDLQFASTAIEEKVLALASQLAIKKWVKAAVQLNGLITLRFVNAAEGKKLNLAFRAKDKATNVLTFPYELTKKTVAADIIFCLPIIQKEALEQGKAVKAHLAHLIIHGCLHAQGLDHESDQEAKKMEGREVSLLKSLGFANPYSPV is encoded by the coding sequence ATGATTGCTAAGCACGCATCCCCCGCTAAATTAGAGATTGATCTTCAATTTGCCAGTACCGCCATTGAAGAAAAAGTGCTTGCACTTGCCTCTCAGCTAGCAATCAAGAAATGGGTGAAAGCGGCGGTTCAATTGAATGGCTTGATCACCTTACGCTTTGTTAATGCAGCTGAAGGGAAAAAACTGAATCTTGCTTTTCGCGCCAAAGATAAAGCAACCAACGTACTCACTTTTCCGTACGAGCTCACCAAAAAGACTGTTGCTGCAGACATTATTTTCTGTCTTCCCATCATTCAAAAAGAGGCACTTGAGCAAGGTAAAGCCGTGAAAGCCCATTTGGCTCACCTCATTATTCATGGCTGCCTGCATGCCCAAGGCTTAGATCATGAGAGCGATCAAGAAGCAAAAAAAATGGAAGGTCGAGAAGTGAGCCTTTTGAAATCCTTGGGCTTTGCCAATCCCTACTCACCGGTTTAA
- a CDS encoding putative Na+/H+ antiporter — protein MNFTPTELGASIIFAIAVLHTFCTSYFEALAKKSSRHSGLWHLLGEVEIVFGFWAAIFIIFMWLANDLETAKEYARKRNFTEPLFVFAIMVVAGSKPILHFATQFLHKIGAGLQIILRTKQAPTLYFLTLSITPLLGSLITEPAAMTLAAFLLRDLVYRHKCSTPLMFGTLGVLFVNISIGGTLTNFAAPPVLMVAATWGWDSAFMFRNFGFEACVAIFINTLIVTLLFHKQLVEPEIKNKVAHIPLDIIAIHLLFLAGVVGFAHDPVIFMWLLLFFIGFTTAYPKHQSPLILREALLVGFFLAGLVVLGALQGWWLQPILEKMSPTAVFYGSLALTAITDNAALTYLGSLVQGTSPEFKLALVSGAVAGGGLTVIANAPNPAGIAILRSHFPNAAVSAGLLLVAAIPPTIVAILAFRLL, from the coding sequence ATGAACTTTACCCCTACAGAGCTTGGTGCAAGCATTATTTTTGCCATTGCAGTACTGCATACTTTTTGCACTTCGTATTTTGAAGCGCTTGCTAAAAAGTCATCTAGACATTCAGGACTATGGCACTTACTAGGTGAAGTTGAAATCGTTTTCGGATTTTGGGCTGCCATTTTCATTATCTTTATGTGGCTTGCAAATGATTTAGAGACTGCCAAAGAATATGCCAGAAAACGGAACTTTACCGAGCCTCTCTTTGTCTTTGCAATTATGGTGGTAGCTGGTAGTAAACCGATTCTCCATTTTGCGACACAGTTCTTGCATAAAATAGGGGCTGGCTTGCAGATTATTTTACGCACCAAGCAAGCGCCAACACTCTATTTTCTGACCTTGAGTATCACACCGCTATTGGGCTCATTAATTACTGAGCCAGCAGCAATGACACTTGCAGCCTTTTTATTGCGTGACCTCGTCTATCGTCATAAATGCTCCACTCCCTTGATGTTTGGAACGCTTGGCGTGTTATTCGTGAACATTTCGATCGGCGGTACCCTCACGAACTTTGCTGCCCCACCCGTACTGATGGTGGCCGCTACCTGGGGCTGGGATTCGGCATTCATGTTTAGAAATTTCGGCTTTGAAGCATGTGTAGCTATTTTTATTAACACATTGATCGTGACTTTACTTTTTCACAAGCAACTTGTTGAACCAGAAATTAAAAATAAAGTCGCTCATATTCCCCTTGACATCATCGCAATCCATCTTTTGTTCTTGGCTGGAGTTGTCGGCTTTGCCCATGATCCTGTGATTTTTATGTGGCTACTACTCTTTTTTATTGGCTTCACTACTGCCTACCCAAAACATCAAAGCCCACTCATTTTGCGTGAGGCCCTGCTGGTGGGATTCTTCTTGGCTGGATTAGTTGTCCTGGGAGCACTTCAAGGTTGGTGGCTACAACCTATCCTCGAAAAAATGAGCCCTACCGCAGTGTTCTACGGCAGCCTGGCACTGACAGCCATTACTGATAATGCAGCTCTCACTTACTTGGGCTCACTTGTGCAAGGGACCTCACCAGAGTTCAAGCTCGCCTTAGTCAGTGGCGCAGTTGCTGGTGGTGGCCTAACTGTGATTGCTAATGCTCCTAATCCAGCGGGTATTGCTATTTTGCGCAGCCACTTTCCTAATGCCGCCGTTTCTGCAGGATTGCTCCTCGTAGCGGCAATTCCACCCACGATTGTTGCCATTTTGGCATTCCGTCTGCTCTAA